One window of Elaeis guineensis isolate ETL-2024a chromosome 11, EG11, whole genome shotgun sequence genomic DNA carries:
- the LOC105054532 gene encoding probable beta-1,4-xylosyltransferase IRX9H, protein MASIRRSFSPSHRPGILSPSPPPPPPSPLRCLLMMGAFLSGHPRKPSHRSSWRRPLLRFLLFFLLGFLLGLSPFADLDDSGLRPHDFFFDDDVGPPRRDLAALVRSRPREIEIVRPEGLVAVELEARKEEEGHLEPDPGPLGKLLIVVTPTYNRALQAYYLSRLGHTLRLVPPPLLWIVVEMNAPSMETAQILRRTGVMYRHLVCKKNATHIKDRGVHQRNTALEHIERHRLDGIVYFADDDNIYSLELFERMREIRRFGTWPVAMLAQSKNKAILEGPVCNGSQVIGWHTNEKSKRLRRFHVDMSGFAFNSTILWDPKRWHRLTSNAIRQLDTVKEGFQETTFIEQIIEDESQMEGFPNNCSRIMNWHLHLEARNLVYPEGWQVSGDLDVVIPLK, encoded by the exons ATGGCCTCGATACGCCGCTCCTTCTCCCCCTCCCACCGCCCGGGTATCCTCTCCCCctctccgccgccgccgccgccatccCCTCTCCGCTGCCTCCTGATGATGGGCGCCTTCCTCTCTGGGCACCCCCGCAAGCCCAGCCACCGCTCCTCCTGGCGGCGGCCCCTCCTccgcttcctcctcttcttcctcctcggcTTCTTGCTGGGCCTATCCCCCTTCGCCGACCTCGATGACTCCGGCCTCCGCCCCCACGACTTCTTCTTCGACGACGACGTCGGCCCCCCCCGCCGGGATCTCGCCGCCCTCGTCCGGTCGAGGCCCCGGGAGATCGAGATCGTGCGGCCCGAGGGCCTTGTCGCCGTGGAGCTCGAGGCCCGGAAGGAGGAGGAAGGCCACCTCGAGCCCGATCCAGGACCCCTCGGGAAGCTGCTCATCGTCGTGACCCCGACCTACAACCGCGCCCTCCAGGCCTACTACCTCAGCCGGCTGGGCCACACGCTGAGGCTCGTGCCGCCGCCCCTCCTCTGGATCGTGGTGGAGATGAACGCCCCCTCCATGGAGACCGCCCAGATCCTCAGGAGGACGGGGGTCATGTATCGGCATCTGGTCTGCAAGAAGAACGCCACCCACATCAAGGACAGAGGTGTCCACCAGCGGAACACAGCGCTCGAGCACATCGAGCGGCACCGTCTCGATGGTATCGTATACTTTGCCGACGACGACAACATCTACTCGCTCGAGCTGTTCGAGCGCATGAGGGAGATCAG GAGGTTTGGCACTTGGCCCGTTGCAATGCTTGCTCAAAGCAAAAACAAGGCAATACTGGAAGGCCCAGTATGCAATGGAAGTCAAGTGATTGGTTGGCACACAAATGAAAAAAGCAAAAGGCTTCGAAGATTCCATGTTGATATGTCAGGATTTGCATTCAACAGCACGATACTGTGGGACCCCAAGAGGTGGCACCGTCTAACCTCAAATGCCATCAGGCAACTAGACACAGTAAAGGAGGGTTTTCAG GAAACAACATTTATAGAACAGATAATCGAAGATGAAAGTCAAATGGAAGGCTTTCCAAATAATTGCTCAAGGATCATGAATTGGCATCTTCACTTGGAAGCTAGAAATCTTGTTTATCCTGAAGGGTGGCAAGTCTCTGGGGATCTTGATGTTGTCATTCCTTTGAAATAG